One segment of Cetobacterium sp. NK01 DNA contains the following:
- a CDS encoding EpsG family protein codes for MIFIIIALALMILGIYDIFGKNEVYKKIILKSIVIFLILFLGTRGFLGWDWYFYYPSFMEKTYIYEKGYMIYTSLIGGIFKNYIFYQVVTTTIDFIALYYIFKKYCKYPIIAFAIFFSIQGLHIEVELLRNIKAIVLFLFSLKYIEERKIIPFFILNILGVLFHTSALVYMPMYFILNHRYKERFILSLFVFGSIYYLLDLKIFQTIFNMNLNIFPDILKSKIINYREVIPTSLNRGFNIFYLERAVLFFLAYNYEKNIIIKNSSYMWIFIFLFTSELSIVSLRIGILFVYGAWLVLARSIEDTKYKGALIGLIFSICFLRIYESINFPGNKINYKYENVFFNKLNYKKREKELIESKKYLKDSHGKELLIQY; via the coding sequence ATGATTTTTATAATAATAGCTTTAGCTTTAATGATTTTAGGTATTTATGATATTTTTGGAAAGAATGAGGTTTATAAAAAAATAATATTAAAAAGTATTGTTATTTTTTTAATACTATTTTTAGGAACAAGAGGTTTTTTAGGATGGGATTGGTATTTTTATTATCCTTCTTTTATGGAAAAAACCTATATTTATGAAAAAGGATATATGATTTACACATCTTTAATTGGTGGTATTTTTAAAAACTATATTTTCTACCAGGTAGTAACAACAACTATTGATTTTATAGCCTTATACTATATTTTTAAAAAATATTGTAAATATCCGATAATAGCTTTTGCTATTTTTTTTAGTATTCAAGGATTACATATTGAAGTAGAATTATTAAGGAATATAAAAGCAATAGTTTTATTTTTATTTTCATTAAAATACATAGAAGAAAGAAAGATTATACCATTTTTTATTTTAAATATATTGGGAGTTTTATTTCATACAAGTGCATTAGTTTATATGCCGATGTATTTTATATTAAATCACAGATATAAAGAGAGATTTATATTAAGTTTATTTGTATTTGGAAGTATATACTATCTTTTAGATTTAAAAATATTTCAAACTATTTTTAATATGAATTTAAATATTTTTCCAGATATATTAAAAAGTAAGATTATAAATTATAGAGAAGTTATACCAACTAGTTTAAATAGAGGATTTAATATATTTTACTTAGAACGAGCAGTACTGTTTTTTTTAGCATATAACTATGAAAAAAATATAATTATAAAAAATAGTTCATATATGTGGATATTTATATTTTTATTTACATCAGAACTGTCAATTGTATCTCTTAGAATAGGAATTTTATTTGTTTATGGAGCGTGGCTAGTTTTAGCAAGAAGTATAGAGGATACAAAATATAAAGGTGCTCTTATAGGGCTTATATTTTCTATATGTTTTCTTAGAATATATGAAAGTATAAATTTTCCAGGAAATAAAATAAACTATAAATACGAGAATGTCTTTTTTAATAAGTTGAACTATAAAAAAAGAGAAAAAGAGTTAATTGAGAGTAAAAAGTATTTAAAAGATAGTCATGGAAAAGAGTTACTAATTCAATATTAA
- a CDS encoding glycosyltransferase yields MKILHIITSLELGGAEKLLLDLIPAQKKQGVEVELLVLDTKGEKFINEYKKRGIKIHTIKANNKFSFKNALEISKLIKKNNFQIVHAHLIHAQIWTSLARYLNKNIIYITTEHSTHNRRRNNKLYKVLDKFIYNSYDKVVAISEATAKELIRWTGISLKKVDIISNGVSLRAFMGKPKEKRGNNLIMVSRFHPSKDHLTVIRAMERLPKDYTITFVGEGETQEIAKREVLMLNLNDRVQFLGYSNSVSSLLKRSDIAIQSSNFEGFGLSALEAMASGTPIIASNVEGLSNVVGDSGLLFELGNVNDLVEKILSLEDSDLYLEKSKAGIRNSLTYSIESTAKKYIAIYKEELK; encoded by the coding sequence ATGAAAATACTTCACATAATAACATCTTTAGAGTTAGGTGGAGCTGAAAAACTATTGTTAGATTTAATACCTGCACAAAAGAAGCAAGGAGTAGAAGTAGAACTATTAGTTTTAGACACAAAAGGTGAAAAGTTTATAAATGAATATAAAAAAAGAGGAATAAAAATCCATACAATTAAAGCAAATAATAAGTTTAGTTTTAAGAATGCTTTAGAAATATCTAAACTAATAAAAAAAAATAATTTTCAAATAGTTCATGCTCATTTGATTCATGCCCAAATATGGACGAGCTTAGCAAGATATTTAAATAAAAATATTATATACATAACAACGGAGCATAGTACGCATAATAGACGACGAAATAATAAGTTGTACAAAGTTTTAGATAAATTTATATATAACTCTTATGATAAAGTTGTAGCGATTTCAGAGGCAACAGCTAAAGAGCTTATTAGATGGACTGGAATAAGCTTGAAAAAAGTTGATATTATATCTAATGGTGTTTCGTTAAGAGCATTTATGGGGAAACCTAAAGAAAAAAGAGGTAATAATCTAATAATGGTCTCAAGGTTTCATCCCTCTAAAGATCATTTAACAGTAATAAGGGCAATGGAGAGATTACCTAAAGATTATACAATAACATTTGTTGGAGAAGGAGAAACACAGGAGATTGCAAAACGTGAAGTTTTAATGTTAAATTTAAATGATAGAGTTCAATTTTTAGGATATTCTAACTCTGTTTCATCTCTTTTAAAAAGAAGCGATATAGCTATTCAATCATCAAACTTTGAAGGGTTTGGTTTAAGTGCATTAGAAGCTATGGCATCAGGAACTCCTATAATAGCAAGTAACGTTGAGGGCTTATCAAATGTAGTGGGAGATAGTGGACTTCTTTTTGAATTAGGAAATGTAAATGATTTAGTAGAAAAAATATTAAGTTTAGAAGATTCAGATCTTTATTTAGAGAAAAGTAAAGCGGGAATAAGAAATAGTTTAACATATTCCATAGAATCTACAGCAAAAAAATATATAGCTATTTATAAAGAGGAACTAAAATGA
- a CDS encoding glycosyltransferase family A protein translates to MITVFTPTYNRENTLRRLYKSLKNQTVKNFEWIVVDDGSTDGTERLIKEFIDDDEIPIFYKKIKNGGKMRAINVGVALASKELFFIVDSDDYLNERAMETIEEETITLPNDYAGVVFRKVEVFDDGKSVRENETFGGAQIDSTPIDIFYNKKILGDKAEIVKTSIMREYPFPEIENEKFVPEGYIWNQIGENYMFRYIDKGIYFYQYLEDGYTRRFSEIIKNNPKGLKLYYKYMLKKKIPIKNKIKFLIRFFQAVYYDWKKERKG, encoded by the coding sequence ATGATAACTGTATTTACACCCACCTATAATAGAGAGAATACACTGAGAAGGTTGTATAAAAGTTTAAAAAATCAAACAGTGAAAAACTTTGAATGGATAGTTGTAGATGACGGATCAACAGATGGAACAGAAAGATTAATAAAAGAGTTCATAGATGATGATGAGATACCCATATTTTATAAAAAAATAAAAAATGGGGGAAAAATGAGAGCTATAAATGTCGGAGTAGCCTTAGCTAGTAAAGAGTTATTTTTTATAGTAGATAGTGATGATTATTTAAATGAAAGAGCTATGGAGACTATAGAAGAAGAAACTATAACCTTGCCTAATGATTATGCAGGTGTTGTTTTTAGAAAAGTAGAGGTTTTTGATGATGGAAAGAGCGTGCGAGAAAATGAAACTTTTGGAGGGGCCCAAATAGATAGTACTCCAATAGATATTTTTTATAATAAAAAAATTTTGGGAGATAAAGCTGAAATTGTAAAAACTTCTATAATGAGAGAGTATCCTTTTCCAGAAATAGAAAATGAAAAATTTGTCCCTGAGGGATATATATGGAATCAGATAGGTGAAAACTATATGTTTAGATATATTGATAAAGGAATCTATTTTTATCAATATTTAGAAGATGGCTATACAAGAAGATTTTCTGAGATTATTAAGAATAATCCAAAAGGGTTGAAACTTTATTATAAATATATGTTAAAGAAAAAAATACCAATTAAAAATAAGATAAAATTTTTAATTAGATTTTTCCAGGCTGTATATTATGATTGGAAAAAAGAAAGGAAAGGTTAA
- a CDS encoding exopolysaccharide biosynthesis polyprenyl glycosylphosphotransferase, producing MLRLFYIGILGVIFSILISLFNLSFEISLIGIGVFSFVMLGLYLFDLMNFDVPKYSIKNYLNVIGINMVFFFIWFFISWDFWLIIFFILFTSITILIRAVINMFVYRIKPVTIYGDGELKINLEKSLEKLEGYKYINFKENIDELEEFVKINNIKLLLLGKIKLEEKEIEKILKIKLRNTHVMSYLDYMLEIEKKVEVSYINEEWLLNAYGFEILRSKFQNKVKRVFDIGMSIVIGTLTFPVMIIAAIIVKLESPGPIIYSQERVGENEKEFMVYKFRSMRQDAEKDGAKWAQKNDPRVTKFGNFMRKTRIDELPQLLNVIRGDMSFIGPRPERMVFIKELEKQIPYYGLRHMVKPGLTGWAQVMYPYGATVEDAKNKLEYDLYYIKCYSLYLDIVILFKTLKTVVFGKGR from the coding sequence ATGTTAAGATTGTTTTATATAGGAATTTTAGGAGTTATTTTTTCGATTTTGATAAGTTTATTTAATTTGTCTTTTGAAATAAGTTTAATAGGAATAGGAGTATTTTCTTTTGTAATGCTGGGATTATATCTTTTTGATTTAATGAATTTTGATGTGCCTAAATACTCTATAAAAAATTATTTAAATGTAATTGGAATAAATATGGTATTCTTTTTTATATGGTTCTTTATAAGTTGGGATTTTTGGTTAATTATATTTTTTATATTATTTACTTCAATTACAATTCTTATAAGAGCAGTTATAAATATGTTTGTATATAGAATTAAACCCGTTACTATTTATGGAGATGGAGAATTAAAAATAAATTTAGAAAAGAGTTTAGAAAAATTAGAAGGGTATAAATATATAAATTTTAAAGAAAATATAGATGAGTTAGAAGAGTTTGTAAAAATTAATAATATCAAATTGTTATTATTGGGAAAAATAAAATTAGAAGAGAAAGAGATTGAAAAAATTTTAAAAATAAAATTAAGAAATACTCATGTTATGAGTTATTTAGATTATATGTTAGAGATTGAGAAAAAAGTAGAAGTATCGTATATAAATGAAGAGTGGTTATTAAATGCCTATGGATTTGAAATTTTAAGAAGTAAATTTCAAAATAAAGTAAAAAGAGTATTTGATATAGGAATGTCAATAGTAATTGGAACTTTAACTTTTCCCGTTATGATAATTGCTGCAATAATTGTTAAATTAGAAAGTCCAGGACCAATAATTTACTCCCAAGAAAGAGTTGGAGAAAATGAAAAAGAATTTATGGTTTATAAATTTAGAAGTATGAGACAAGATGCTGAAAAAGATGGAGCAAAATGGGCTCAAAAAAACGATCCAAGAGTTACAAAGTTTGGAAATTTTATGAGAAAAACTAGAATAGATGAATTACCTCAATTATTAAATGTAATTAGAGGAGATATGAGTTTTATTGGTCCAAGACCAGAAAGAATGGTATTTATAAAAGAACTAGAAAAGCAAATACCTTATTATGGACTTAGACATATGGTTAAACCAGGTCTTACAGGTTGGGCTCAGGTTATGTATCCTTATGGAGCAACAGTGGAGGATGCTAAGAATAAGCTTGAATATGATTTGTACTATATAAAATGCTATAGTTTATATCTAGATATTGTAATTTTATTTAAAACTCTAAAAACTGTTGTTTTTGGAAAAGGAAGGTAG